One Microcoleus sp. AS-A8 DNA window includes the following coding sequences:
- the pheS gene encoding phenylalanine--tRNA ligase subunit alpha, with product MTISPDELETQLAAIKEEALSKIAATDTLEQLEQLRISYLGKKAQLSQVLGGMGKLAPEDKRRIGAFANVVKEALQEGLEKKRTELQAAQIQAQLEAETLDVTMPGVYRPQGRIHPLNSTIDRVLDIFVGLGYTVAAGLEMETDYYNFEALNTPPDHPARDMQDTFYLPDGNLLRTHTSSVQIRYMEANEPPIRIIAPGRVYRRDTVDATHSAVFHQIEILAVDEGITFTDLKGTLKEFFQDLFGEEIELRFRASYFPFTEPSAEVDVKWRGKWLEMGGCGMVDPNVLKAVGYDPEIYTGFAAGFGAERFAMVLHQIDDIRRLYSSDLRFLRQF from the coding sequence ATGACCATTTCGCCTGACGAGCTTGAGACTCAATTAGCCGCCATCAAAGAAGAAGCACTTTCCAAGATCGCTGCTACTGATACCCTAGAACAATTAGAACAATTACGCATCAGTTACCTGGGCAAGAAAGCGCAACTGTCTCAGGTTTTGGGGGGTATGGGCAAGCTAGCACCAGAAGACAAACGTCGCATTGGTGCTTTTGCCAATGTTGTTAAAGAAGCCCTCCAAGAGGGTTTAGAAAAGAAGCGCACTGAATTACAAGCCGCCCAAATCCAGGCACAATTGGAAGCCGAAACCCTTGATGTGACGATGCCAGGGGTTTATCGCCCTCAGGGTCGGATTCACCCCCTCAATAGCACGATTGATCGGGTGTTGGATATCTTCGTGGGATTAGGTTATACCGTCGCCGCCGGTCTGGAAATGGAGACGGATTACTATAACTTTGAGGCACTCAACACCCCCCCTGATCATCCAGCCCGGGATATGCAGGATACGTTTTACCTGCCGGATGGTAACTTGCTACGCACTCATACCTCTTCCGTGCAGATTCGCTACATGGAAGCCAATGAACCCCCAATCCGAATTATTGCACCCGGTCGAGTTTATCGTCGGGATACTGTGGATGCCACCCACTCGGCTGTGTTTCATCAAATAGAAATACTAGCCGTAGATGAAGGGATAACCTTTACTGACCTGAAAGGTACTCTCAAAGAATTCTTCCAAGACTTGTTTGGCGAGGAAATAGAATTACGCTTTCGCGCCAGTTATTTCCCCTTTACAGAACCTTCGGCAGAAGTAGATGTGAAGTGGAGAGGGAAATGGTTAGAAATGGGGGGTTGTGGCATGGTTGACCCTAACGTACTCAAAGCCGTCGGCTACGACCCTGAGATTTACACAGGCTTTGCCGCTGGTTTTGGTGCAGAACGCTTTGCTATGGTGCTGCATCAAATTGATGATATTCGTCGATTGTACAGCAGTGACTTGCGATTTTTGCGGCAGTTCTAA
- a CDS encoding HD domain-containing protein: MLRSGDAEILSFLEQIQLARNLAVGLRCYRLRTMCLNLARWLRLDQEQIRQLIFLSYCHGLGKIGIPDAILLKPSSLNEQEWTKIREYPEVSELICNQLPVLREFAPLVRSHQERLNGTGYPDGLQGDEIPYIVQVFQLVNIADAIISKRLHRTSNTSASDRPYWMQAVEEITKEMEVGARDAELCEKFFRFLELYYRGGG; this comes from the coding sequence ATGCTTCGTTCTGGCGACGCTGAGATTTTAAGTTTTCTAGAGCAAATCCAGCTGGCTCGAAACCTTGCAGTTGGCTTACGATGCTATCGTCTACGAACCATGTGCCTAAATTTGGCACGCTGGCTGAGATTGGATCAAGAACAAATACGCCAGCTCATTTTCTTGAGTTACTGCCACGGTCTGGGGAAAATTGGTATCCCTGACGCAATTCTGCTCAAACCCAGTTCTCTGAACGAGCAGGAGTGGACGAAAATTCGCGAGTACCCAGAAGTGTCCGAGCTAATCTGTAATCAGCTTCCTGTTCTCAGGGAGTTTGCCCCTTTAGTTCGCTCTCATCAAGAGCGGCTTAATGGTACAGGCTATCCCGATGGGTTGCAGGGCGATGAAATTCCTTATATTGTTCAGGTTTTTCAACTGGTCAATATCGCGGATGCCATTATCAGTAAGCGGCTTCACCGTACCAGCAACACCTCTGCGAGCGATCGCCCCTACTGGATGCAAGCTGTTGAGGAAATTACCAAAGAAATGGAGGTAGGAGCCAGAGACGCGGAACTGTGTGAGAAGTTTTTCCGGTTTCTGGAGCTTTACTACCGAGGCGGCGGTTGA
- a CDS encoding NACHT domain-containing protein yields MLLVLQADTPVLKNIPEIIPAEPTLPLSQTKTTQASDLETTKLPTPTEGALDWGVGGQGRLGNTPSYSNSPLPKPQSPIPSQEVLEAKTLYSRQEYRHRQILLNKVKNYWIKGVLETSLHDKALIALGLEKRLDALDRPWGIVWETPEQPRQTLPPNTRIIDQFDQLGAGRTLLILGAPGAGKTTTLLELTRDLISRTEQDLNQSIPVVFNLSAWTNDKQALADWLVQELNTKYQVSQEIGQAWIKTEQILLLLDGLDEVNPNRRAACVQALNEFIQLHGTTEIVVTSRIKDYEVLDHHLRFQAALFIQPLTLEQVHHYLASADLELAALNTSLQADTTLQELAKSPLMLSIMTLAYQGMSVTDLPGMNLEERRQHLFDNYIQRMFDRRGATRQYSKPQSMQWLIWLAQQLSQQSQTVFLIERMQPDLLPKNWQKRIYGLSVVLCFILFGGLIGILVFPLNRMLLLLSATGLAFWRIFGISRIKPVEKLKWSGKNARKNLIRGVVFGSLWGLLLKIPYYLLFNPLPFSLSHPHFRDSLLRGLVFGMTMGLTVGLVRGLTSPGIEMLTVPNQGIWQSAKNAVVFSLIGFCVACVGAALLHWRVLYWGMFGLSFGLLAGGGEACIKHFILRLILYLCGYIPGNYARFLDWATERIFLQKVGGGYIFIHRLLLEHFARMPLLRD; encoded by the coding sequence ATGCTCCTTGTCTTGCAGGCGGATACTCCAGTCTTAAAAAATATCCCAGAAATAATTCCGGCAGAGCCAACTCTCCCATTATCCCAGACTAAAACAACCCAGGCATCCGATCTAGAAACCACAAAACTCCCCACCCCTACTGAGGGTGCTCTTGACTGGGGAGTAGGAGGGCAAGGAAGACTTGGCAATACTCCCTCGTATTCCAACTCCCCACTTCCCAAACCTCAATCCCCAATCCCTTCGCAAGAGGTACTGGAAGCGAAAACGCTCTACTCCCGACAAGAGTATCGCCATCGCCAAATCTTGCTCAACAAAGTGAAAAATTATTGGATTAAAGGTGTTCTAGAAACGTCTCTACACGATAAGGCACTGATTGCCCTCGGTTTAGAAAAACGCCTCGACGCCCTCGATCGCCCTTGGGGTATTGTGTGGGAAACACCTGAGCAACCCCGGCAAACCCTGCCCCCAAATACCCGAATTATTGACCAATTCGATCAACTCGGAGCCGGACGAACGCTGTTAATTTTAGGCGCTCCCGGCGCAGGCAAAACAACGACACTGTTGGAACTAACTCGCGATCTGATTTCCCGTACCGAGCAAGACCTCAACCAGTCTATCCCTGTAGTATTTAACCTTTCAGCTTGGACAAATGACAAGCAAGCGCTTGCTGATTGGCTGGTACAAGAACTCAATACCAAATATCAAGTTTCCCAAGAAATCGGTCAGGCTTGGATTAAAACTGAGCAGATATTGCTACTTCTGGATGGCTTAGACGAAGTCAATCCTAATCGTCGAGCCGCATGTGTTCAAGCGTTAAACGAATTCATCCAGTTACACGGAACCACTGAAATTGTAGTGACGAGCCGCATCAAAGACTATGAAGTCCTCGACCACCACCTCCGGTTTCAGGCCGCTTTGTTCATCCAACCCCTCACCTTAGAACAAGTCCATCACTATCTTGCTAGTGCAGATCTAGAACTAGCAGCTCTCAATACCTCCCTGCAAGCCGATACTACACTTCAAGAATTAGCCAAGTCTCCCCTGATGCTTAGTATTATGACCCTCGCGTACCAGGGGATGTCAGTAACAGACTTACCGGGAATGAATTTGGAAGAACGCCGCCAACATTTGTTTGATAACTACATTCAACGCATGTTTGACCGCCGAGGTGCCACTCGCCAGTATTCAAAACCACAATCAATGCAGTGGCTGATTTGGCTAGCGCAACAACTATCTCAGCAGTCTCAAACTGTATTCTTAATCGAGCGAATGCAGCCAGATTTGTTGCCCAAAAACTGGCAAAAACGGATTTACGGACTCAGTGTCGTTCTCTGTTTTATCCTGTTTGGGGGGCTGATAGGAATATTGGTTTTCCCGCTCAACCGAATGCTTCTACTACTCTCAGCAACAGGGTTAGCTTTTTGGCGTATTTTCGGTATTTCTCGCATCAAACCTGTTGAGAAGCTAAAATGGTCTGGAAAAAACGCCAGGAAAAATCTGATTCGTGGAGTAGTTTTTGGTTCGCTTTGGGGATTGCTCCTCAAAATCCCTTATTATTTATTATTTAACCCCCTGCCTTTTAGTCTTTCCCATCCTCATTTTAGGGATTCATTACTTCGTGGGCTAGTGTTTGGGATGACTATGGGGCTGACTGTTGGGTTAGTTCGTGGGTTAACTAGCCCTGGGATCGAGATGCTCACAGTTCCTAATCAAGGAATTTGGCAGTCTGCTAAAAATGCTGTTGTTTTTTCTTTAATAGGATTTTGCGTGGCGTGTGTAGGAGCCGCGCTATTGCATTGGCGAGTTTTGTATTGGGGAATGTTTGGTCTATCCTTTGGACTGTTAGCTGGAGGCGGTGAAGCTTGTATCAAACACTTCATTCTGCGCCTTATCCTCTACTTGTGCGGGTATATTCCTGGGAATTATGCTCGTTTTCTCGACTGGGCGACAGAGCGAATTTTTTTACAAAAAGTTGGTGGAGGTTACATTTTTATTCATCGTCTACTGTTGGAGCATTTTGCACGAATGCCCCTGTTGAGGGATTAG
- the surE gene encoding 5'/3'-nucleotidase SurE, whose protein sequence is MKLLISNDDGIFALGIRTLADTLAQAGHNVTVVCPDRERSATGHGLTLHDPIRAEKVESIFHPSIKAWACSGTPSDCVKLALGALIDSPPDFVLSGINHGSNLGTDILYSGTVSAAMEGVIEGIPSIAFSLASHTSQEFQAAALFAKQLIDQFSKQPLPEVMLLNVNVPPLKPEEIAGVSITRQGIRRYFDTFEKRVDPRGKTYYWLAGEVLEDVEQPAHLHLPEHVPTDVQAIRDKYITVTPLQYNLTYVGGVSSLQNLGLRTEDWG, encoded by the coding sequence ATGAAATTGCTCATCAGCAACGACGACGGGATTTTCGCACTGGGTATTCGCACCCTCGCCGATACGCTTGCCCAAGCCGGCCATAACGTTACGGTTGTTTGTCCGGATCGAGAGCGATCGGCTACGGGCCATGGTCTTACCTTACACGACCCCATTCGTGCCGAAAAAGTTGAGTCAATCTTTCACCCATCGATCAAAGCCTGGGCATGTTCAGGAACGCCCTCAGACTGCGTGAAGCTGGCGTTAGGGGCATTAATTGACAGCCCACCGGATTTTGTCCTTTCTGGCATCAATCACGGTTCTAACCTGGGTACAGATATCCTCTATTCGGGCACTGTCTCAGCGGCGATGGAAGGCGTCATCGAAGGTATTCCCAGCATTGCCTTCAGTCTGGCTAGCCATACCTCACAGGAATTTCAAGCTGCCGCGCTGTTTGCCAAACAGCTCATTGATCAATTCTCCAAGCAGCCCCTACCTGAGGTGATGCTGCTGAATGTGAATGTACCCCCCCTGAAGCCAGAAGAAATTGCCGGAGTCAGTATCACTCGTCAAGGCATTCGCCGCTATTTCGATACCTTCGAGAAACGAGTCGATCCACGCGGCAAAACCTATTACTGGTTAGCCGGTGAAGTTCTCGAAGATGTGGAACAACCCGCCCATCTCCATCTCCCCGAACATGTACCAACAGATGTCCAGGCAATTCGTGATAAATATATCACTGTGACACCGTTGCAATATAACCTCACCTACGTAGGTGGAGTATCTAGTTTACAGAACTTAGGGCTTCGGACGGAGGATTGGGGATAA